The Prochlorococcus sp. MIT 1300 genome has a window encoding:
- a CDS encoding ferredoxin family protein, translated as MPHTISSDVCEGVSDCVDACPVGCIKPGNSKNAKGTNYYWIDFSTCIDCGICLQVCPVQGAVLPEERQELQKKPQ; from the coding sequence ATGCCACATACTATTTCTTCTGACGTATGTGAAGGAGTAAGTGACTGCGTCGATGCTTGCCCAGTTGGCTGTATCAAACCAGGTAACAGTAAAAACGCTAAGGGAACAAACTATTACTGGATTGATTTCAGCACCTGTATTGATTGTGGGATATGTCTTCAAGTATGTCCTGTACAGGGTGCAGTTTTACCTGAAGAACGTCAAGAACTACAAAAAAAGCCCCAATAA
- the pstB gene encoding phosphate ABC transporter ATP-binding protein PstB: protein MMSNSEQSKIKSSACISMQNVTISYGNSDAVRNIYCDIREGKVTAFIGPSGCGKSTVLRSINRMNDLIDGCRLRGRLLFNGTDLYSSTVDPVEVRRKIGMVFQQPNPFPKSIYENVAFGARINGYTGNMDELVEKSLKQAAVWDECKDKLNDSGYSLSGGQQQRLCIARTIAIEPEVILMDEPCSALDPISTLKIEETMHQLKKKYTIIIVTHNMQQALRVSDMTAFYNAEAEDGGTGKVGYLVEFNDTDKIFSSPTQKATQDYISGKFG, encoded by the coding sequence ATGATGAGCAATTCTGAACAATCAAAAATTAAATCAAGTGCATGTATTTCCATGCAGAATGTAACCATAAGTTATGGAAATTCAGACGCTGTAAGAAATATATATTGTGATATTAGAGAAGGTAAAGTTACAGCATTTATTGGTCCATCAGGTTGTGGCAAGTCAACCGTCCTTAGATCAATCAATAGAATGAATGACCTGATAGACGGATGTAGACTTAGAGGAAGGTTACTCTTTAACGGAACAGATTTATACAGTTCGACAGTTGACCCTGTCGAAGTCAGAAGGAAAATAGGTATGGTTTTTCAACAACCCAACCCTTTCCCAAAATCCATTTATGAGAATGTTGCCTTTGGAGCAAGGATTAATGGCTATACAGGTAATATGGATGAATTAGTTGAGAAATCCTTAAAGCAAGCAGCTGTATGGGACGAATGCAAAGACAAATTAAATGATAGTGGTTATTCCTTATCTGGAGGGCAACAACAACGTCTATGCATAGCAAGAACAATAGCTATTGAACCAGAAGTAATACTAATGGACGAACCTTGCTCCGCTCTTGACCCTATTTCAACATTAAAAATTGAAGAGACAATGCATCAACTAAAAAAGAAATATACCATCATCATAGTTACTCACAATATGCAACAAGCCCTTAGAGTGAGTGATATGACTGCTTTCTACAATGCAGAAGCAGAGGATGGAGGGACAGGTAAAGTTGGTTATTTAGTAGAATTCAATGATACAGATAAAATTTTCAGTTCTCCAACTCAGAAGGCAACTCAAGACTACATATCAGGTAAGTTTGGTTGA
- a CDS encoding carbohydrate ABC transporter permease: MKSPNKLLIILVLAWSLSPLVWQLYTSFCTSDSITGLITDNSNHWTFDNYRKVLFADPPFLQYLINSLIVGMSSTLITLIIATPAAYSLNRIKPVLANGFKALLLSAALFPYVLLFLALLEIARTLDIGNNLYALGIPYSALSMPLAVLLLSSAFRDIPPELEEAARLEGLNLWQRLRWVLIPLIAPATGSTAILVFLFSWNEYPIALTWISKSELMTLPVAMARIAGSSVHEVPYGAFAAATVLGSIPLLLIVLVFQKQIVSGLTQGAIKG; the protein is encoded by the coding sequence ATGAAAAGTCCAAATAAACTATTAATCATATTGGTTTTGGCTTGGTCCCTCTCACCGCTTGTATGGCAACTTTATACCTCATTCTGCACCTCTGATTCCATAACCGGTCTCATAACAGATAATTCCAACCATTGGACATTTGATAATTACAGAAAAGTCCTTTTTGCTGACCCACCCTTCCTGCAATATTTAATCAACAGTCTAATAGTTGGCATGTCATCAACATTAATCACTCTGATTATTGCAACACCAGCAGCATATTCTCTAAACAGGATAAAACCAGTATTAGCGAATGGCTTTAAAGCTCTACTTCTATCAGCTGCATTATTCCCTTATGTTCTACTATTTCTTGCTCTTTTAGAAATAGCAAGAACTCTAGACATAGGAAATAATCTTTATGCACTTGGCATTCCTTATTCAGCACTATCCATGCCATTGGCAGTTTTGTTACTATCATCGGCTTTTAGAGACATACCCCCTGAGTTAGAGGAAGCCGCAAGACTTGAGGGCCTTAACTTATGGCAACGGCTAAGATGGGTTTTAATACCATTAATCGCACCAGCCACCGGAAGTACAGCAATATTAGTTTTTCTATTTTCTTGGAATGAATATCCCATTGCACTTACTTGGATAAGTAAATCAGAATTAATGACTCTTCCAGTTGCAATGGCTCGTATAGCAGGCTCATCGGTCCATGAGGTGCCATACGGGGCATTCGCTGCAGCTACAGTTTTAGGTTCAATTCCACTATTACTAATTGTATTAGTTTTCCAAAAACAGATCGTATCTGGACTAACCCAAGGAGCCATAAAAGGATGA
- the ggpS gene encoding glucosylglycerol-phosphate synthase, producing the protein MLYHRTPFDEGKDQDGKRIWTDQKSPNGIIPTLRNLFRLRPNGTWIAWREVDSLDNINNERIEMVKPNKFTLNRIPLVKDEITSFYHVTSKECFWPILHTFPTYFDVNNADWLTFELVNKRFAEAACIEAAQGATVWVHDYNLWLVPAFIRAKRADLKIAFFHHTPFPGNDVFAILPWRRQIIESLLACDLVGFHIPRYTENFARAANCLVGAKRGPKQSVDKKFIAVGSALTEPDVTPWLKHAGRNIKLLSSPVGTSPDVIQKLISDSEVRSHADEIRKGTKKNRKLILSASRVDYTKGNEELLLAFERLLERKPDIHGKVVLMLACVAAASGMKIYEDTQRSIEEMSGRINGRFSQIDWVPIRFSTNRIPYEEMVAWFSEADVCWITPLRDGLNLVAKEYVAARRKKGGVLVLSEFTGASVLLDGAVLTNPYSHRRMDEAIEQAIEMPVDEQKSRMDSMSQAVESYTVQDWADEQLKSLISSTNE; encoded by the coding sequence TTGCTTTACCACAGGACTCCCTTTGATGAAGGCAAGGATCAGGATGGTAAAAGGATATGGACTGATCAGAAGAGTCCAAATGGAATAATTCCTACTCTAAGAAATTTATTTAGGTTGAGACCTAATGGAACGTGGATCGCATGGAGAGAAGTTGATTCTCTTGATAATATTAATAATGAACGGATCGAAATGGTTAAACCGAATAAATTTACATTAAACCGAATCCCCTTAGTCAAAGATGAGATAACTAGTTTCTACCACGTCACATCAAAAGAGTGCTTTTGGCCAATATTACATACATTTCCAACATACTTCGATGTCAACAACGCCGATTGGTTGACATTTGAACTTGTTAACAAAAGGTTTGCAGAAGCTGCTTGTATAGAAGCAGCTCAGGGAGCAACTGTATGGGTACACGATTACAACCTATGGTTAGTGCCAGCATTTATCAGAGCAAAAAGAGCCGATTTAAAAATTGCCTTCTTTCACCACACTCCATTTCCAGGAAATGATGTTTTTGCGATTCTTCCTTGGAGGAGACAAATAATAGAAAGCTTACTGGCCTGTGACTTAGTAGGTTTTCACATCCCTAGGTATACTGAAAATTTTGCTAGAGCAGCTAATTGTCTTGTTGGAGCCAAAAGGGGCCCAAAACAATCAGTAGACAAAAAATTCATTGCGGTAGGAAGTGCACTCACTGAACCTGATGTAACACCATGGCTTAAACATGCTGGTAGAAATATCAAACTTCTTTCATCACCAGTTGGAACTTCACCCGACGTAATCCAAAAGCTTATTAGTGACTCAGAGGTACGTTCACATGCTGACGAAATTAGAAAGGGAACGAAAAAGAATAGAAAGCTTATTCTCTCAGCTAGTAGGGTTGATTACACAAAAGGGAACGAAGAATTATTACTTGCGTTCGAAAGGCTCCTAGAACGAAAACCAGACATACATGGCAAGGTTGTTTTAATGCTTGCGTGTGTCGCCGCCGCATCAGGAATGAAAATTTACGAAGATACCCAAAGGTCAATAGAAGAAATGTCTGGGAGAATTAACGGTAGATTCAGCCAAATCGATTGGGTTCCAATAAGATTCTCTACCAATAGAATTCCATATGAAGAAATGGTGGCATGGTTCTCAGAGGCAGATGTTTGCTGGATTACACCATTGCGTGATGGCCTTAACCTTGTAGCGAAAGAATATGTAGCAGCCAGAAGGAAGAAAGGAGGAGTATTAGTTCTTTCTGAATTCACAGGGGCATCAGTACTATTAGACGGTGCGGTCCTCACAAACCCTTACTCGCACAGGCGAATGGATGAAGCAATAGAACAAGCAATTGAAATGCCTGTTGATGAACAAAAAAGTCGAATGGATTCTATGTCGCAAGCAGTTGAATCTTACACTGTTCAAGATTGGGCTGATGAGCAACTTAAAAGTCTAATCTCTTCTACTAATGAATAA
- a CDS encoding sugar ABC transporter permease → MLIALLLPSVIFVILFFGVPLLHYSLLSLNANSVITGLKSIPNQGGNWIRLLNDDRFWLDAFQTFRFASLSVAIEIVLALSIALLLNQKWRGRDYIRTITLLPWALPTTIMALGWRWIFNTPYGPIEKLASYLGIQHLNILSNPDVTWMATIVADVWKTTPFIAVILLAGLQTIPTDIYEAFLLEGGNPRQALFQITLPLLKPYLLIAILFRLAQAFGVFDLIQVMTGGGPASSTESIAMYAYINAMRFLDFGYSATIVMGGFLLLLILCILAIVLYIQLSNSLNRIL, encoded by the coding sequence ATGTTAATAGCTCTATTACTACCATCTGTTATTTTTGTAATCTTATTCTTCGGAGTACCACTCCTACATTATTCATTACTTAGTCTCAATGCTAATTCAGTTATTACAGGCCTAAAATCTATCCCCAATCAAGGCGGTAACTGGATAAGACTACTTAATGACGACCGATTTTGGTTGGATGCATTTCAAACATTTAGGTTTGCATCATTATCTGTAGCGATAGAAATCGTTTTAGCCCTGTCTATTGCGTTATTACTCAATCAAAAATGGCGTGGGCGTGACTATATAAGAACGATAACTCTTCTACCTTGGGCATTACCTACAACAATAATGGCTCTAGGTTGGAGATGGATCTTCAACACTCCTTATGGACCAATTGAAAAATTAGCTAGTTATCTTGGCATACAACATTTAAATATTTTATCTAATCCAGATGTTACCTGGATGGCTACAATAGTTGCTGATGTTTGGAAAACGACTCCTTTTATTGCAGTGATTTTATTAGCCGGTCTACAAACTATTCCAACAGATATATATGAAGCATTCCTTCTTGAAGGAGGAAATCCACGTCAGGCATTATTTCAAATAACTCTACCGTTGTTAAAACCTTATTTGTTGATTGCAATATTGTTCAGACTTGCACAAGCATTTGGTGTTTTCGATCTAATTCAAGTTATGACAGGGGGTGGTCCAGCGAGTAGCACAGAAAGTATAGCTATGTACGCCTATATTAATGCAATGCGATTTCTGGATTTTGGCTATAGCGCAACAATTGTTATGGGAGGCTTCTTATTATTATTGATTCTTTGTATATTGGCTATAGTTCTATATATTCAACTATCTAATAGCCTAAATAGGATACTATGA
- a CDS encoding ATP phosphoribosyltransferase regulatory subunit, producing the protein MALQPAAGAIDLNPQQVELNHQLIKRLSEVYKLWGYEEVSPPRVERLDTLKAGGAISSEDIVRLVSSDPLGLRPEMTASIARAACTRLAEKPRPLRLWASGTVFENRPSEEGGVSIQENLKSGVELFGVKEIAAEMELLSLLLASLKTLDLKKVHNTKVLIGHTGLMELILCSVSDEYKSQVKKALINFNRLALENIEIEKEIKDSLIEILGCRGSSNKVVDKLTSFFGNHIVIEELKRLITLIQPTANAQNVDIQVDPTFQPHFELYTGIVFQIVCQGKSSPVIIARGGRYDELVRICGAKREFSAGVGFSFAIDEIREIITDTNNNVTKSPQTTLVAYHKDISLEVALERQAVLHSKGLQAVVDISSSLNKEEAEERMAVRGYKQLEWIDK; encoded by the coding sequence ATGGCTCTCCAGCCAGCAGCCGGCGCTATAGATCTGAATCCACAACAAGTGGAGTTGAATCACCAACTGATAAAACGTTTATCAGAGGTCTATAAGTTGTGGGGCTATGAAGAAGTTTCACCTCCAAGAGTTGAAAGACTAGACACTCTTAAAGCAGGGGGAGCAATCTCTAGTGAAGATATTGTTCGTCTTGTTTCAAGCGATCCTCTAGGACTGCGTCCGGAGATGACTGCATCAATTGCCCGTGCTGCCTGTACGAGGCTGGCAGAAAAACCCAGGCCCTTAAGGCTTTGGGCATCGGGAACTGTTTTCGAAAACAGACCTTCAGAGGAAGGAGGAGTATCTATTCAAGAAAACCTTAAGAGCGGTGTTGAACTCTTTGGAGTAAAGGAAATAGCTGCTGAAATGGAATTACTTTCATTATTATTAGCGTCTTTAAAAACTCTCGACCTAAAAAAAGTTCATAACACAAAGGTTCTTATTGGGCACACTGGTTTGATGGAATTAATTCTTTGTTCAGTGAGTGATGAATACAAATCTCAGGTTAAAAAAGCCTTAATAAATTTCAACAGACTTGCACTAGAGAATATAGAAATAGAAAAGGAAATCAAGGATAGTCTTATAGAAATCCTCGGATGTAGAGGCAGTTCTAATAAAGTGGTTGATAAACTCACTAGCTTTTTTGGTAATCATATAGTTATTGAAGAGTTAAAAAGGTTAATAACATTAATTCAACCTACGGCCAATGCTCAGAATGTTGATATTCAGGTAGACCCTACATTTCAACCACACTTTGAACTATATACTGGAATTGTCTTTCAGATTGTATGCCAGGGAAAATCTTCTCCGGTCATAATCGCTAGAGGTGGAAGGTACGATGAATTAGTAAGAATCTGTGGAGCAAAGAGAGAATTTTCTGCCGGAGTTGGATTTAGTTTTGCAATTGATGAGATAAGAGAAATAATAACAGATACAAACAATAATGTGACTAAATCACCCCAAACAACATTAGTTGCCTACCACAAAGACATTAGTTTAGAAGTGGCATTAGAAAGACAAGCCGTACTTCACAGTAAAGGTCTACAGGCAGTCGTAGATATTAGCAGTAGCCTAAACAAAGAGGAAGCTGAAGAACGTATGGCTGTCAGAGGATATAAACAACTTGAATGGATCGATAAGTAA
- a CDS encoding peroxiredoxin: MDRRLFIKTSFIYMASLFSYPKTAYSLQTNRANIGEIAPNFQLEGTSNSGQINSNWQLRNHLGVWLILYFYPKDFTSGCTIEAKGFEMLYPKFVKLNTEIAGISADNLNEHESFCSSAELSFTLLSDPNGKISREYDAWNPPYSARKTYLIDPKGIIRAKWENVNPRKHPLDVYNKLKELSIQ, translated from the coding sequence ATGGATAGAAGGTTATTTATTAAAACATCTTTTATATATATGGCTTCTTTATTTTCATATCCTAAGACTGCCTATTCACTCCAAACTAACAGAGCTAATATAGGAGAAATTGCCCCTAACTTTCAATTAGAAGGCACAAGTAATTCTGGCCAAATAAATAGCAACTGGCAACTTAGAAACCACTTAGGTGTCTGGTTAATCTTATATTTCTACCCTAAAGACTTTACTTCTGGCTGCACAATAGAAGCCAAGGGATTTGAAATGCTGTATCCTAAGTTCGTAAAGTTAAACACAGAGATCGCTGGCATAAGTGCCGATAATCTTAACGAGCACGAATCGTTCTGCAGTAGTGCTGAACTTAGTTTTACATTGCTTTCTGATCCAAATGGAAAGATAAGTAGAGAATATGATGCATGGAACCCTCCATATTCCGCAAGAAAAACCTACCTAATTGATCCCAAAGGTATTATTAGAGCCAAGTGGGAAAATGTTAATCCAAGAAAACATCCACTAGACGTTTACAATAAATTGAAAGAACTATCAATTCAATAA
- the rpmB gene encoding 50S ribosomal protein L28 produces the protein MSRVCQLTGTRANNGMAVSHSHIRTKKLQQANLQQRKLWWAEGKKWVNLKVTTRALKTIQKKGLGPYAKSLGIDLNKI, from the coding sequence ATGTCCAGAGTGTGTCAACTGACTGGTACTAGGGCTAACAACGGCATGGCCGTCAGTCACTCCCATATTCGAACCAAGAAGCTTCAACAAGCAAATCTTCAACAAAGAAAGCTCTGGTGGGCTGAGGGCAAGAAATGGGTAAATCTCAAAGTAACAACACGTGCACTCAAAACCATCCAGAAGAAAGGGCTTGGACCATACGCGAAATCCTTAGGAATAGACCTAAACAAAATTTAA
- a CDS encoding inositol monophosphatase family protein produces the protein MDKPLCEKASIESALSKSDLERLLDVAKKASELGGQVLMKHYGNLEKVTNKGRKGDLVTNADIEAEQVVLRYLNENTPEISVLAEETGSIGQETSFRWCVDPLDGTTNFAHGYPFFATSIGLTWKQIPLLGSISIPFLNETYFAAPEIGAFCNSNQIKVSKTANLEDSLLVTGFAYDRHTRMDNNYAEFAWLTNLTRGVRRGGAAAVDLAFVASGKLDGYWERGLSPWDLAAGVAIVELSGGYVGNYPGGDFDIKTGRILACNPFLKQPLKHELKLVKPLESSAFRAIPIDEIGS, from the coding sequence ATGGATAAACCCCTTTGTGAGAAGGCATCAATTGAATCTGCTCTCTCGAAATCTGACCTTGAACGTTTACTTGATGTCGCTAAGAAAGCGAGTGAGCTTGGTGGTCAAGTATTGATGAAGCATTATGGAAACTTGGAAAAAGTCACTAATAAGGGTCGGAAAGGGGATCTAGTGACAAATGCTGATATCGAGGCTGAACAAGTGGTTTTGAGATATCTAAATGAAAATACTCCTGAAATCTCAGTCTTGGCAGAAGAAACAGGTTCAATTGGTCAAGAAACATCATTTCGCTGGTGTGTAGACCCGCTGGACGGAACAACTAACTTTGCTCATGGGTATCCTTTCTTTGCTACATCGATAGGTCTCACATGGAAACAAATTCCTTTATTGGGCTCAATTTCCATACCTTTTCTAAACGAAACGTATTTTGCGGCTCCTGAGATAGGAGCATTTTGCAACTCAAATCAAATAAAAGTCTCCAAGACCGCTAACTTAGAGGATTCTCTTCTTGTCACTGGCTTTGCATACGACAGACATACAAGAATGGATAATAATTATGCTGAATTTGCTTGGTTAACCAACCTAACTAGAGGTGTTAGGAGAGGGGGGGCAGCGGCCGTTGATTTAGCATTTGTTGCTTCTGGCAAATTGGATGGCTACTGGGAAAGGGGCTTGTCACCTTGGGATCTCGCTGCCGGAGTTGCAATTGTCGAACTTTCAGGGGGATACGTGGGTAACTATCCAGGAGGAGATTTTGATATAAAAACAGGCAGGATACTTGCTTGTAATCCTTTTCTAAAACAACCTCTGAAACACGAGCTTAAGCTAGTTAAACCATTAGAAAGCTCCGCTTTTAGAGCCATCCCTATCGATGAAATAGGATCGTAA
- a CDS encoding ABC transporter substrate-binding protein, whose translation MKVKNYIITLIAVTILTILGSVVWPSQNTIDEINILMPAPFVDSTKESIEHFNKANTGKIKINVTRGPRETESVSDLAISSLLLGNSPFDVVLVDVTWLPKYAAANWLLPLNQLIEEKDLDSLAKGAEIGNSYNGILYRWPLVADMGLLYYRKDLMPEGPPKTPTELVQKSQKLQSENKVRWGYVWQGKQYEGLSCVFLEVINGFGGNWYSEEYGVKLSSSESIQAAQWLKDLINNGVSPRSVLNFTESEALQAFKSGDAAMMRNWPYAWAELQKADSPVKDKVAFTTMVSTEGNPPSSTLGSWGFSIMQSTKNPKSAVRAIKFLTSESVQKDLFLNNGYTPTRKNLFNDQSMVSNSPILKDLDTALKVTKPRPESPLYAQMSDILQSQLSALLTNKLSVHDSMNAAQKRTSYLLRSAGYSK comes from the coding sequence ATGAAAGTTAAGAATTACATAATAACCTTAATAGCTGTTACTATTTTAACAATCCTTGGAAGTGTGGTTTGGCCAAGTCAAAATACTATTGATGAAATCAATATATTAATGCCTGCCCCATTCGTAGATTCTACTAAAGAGAGTATTGAACATTTTAATAAAGCAAATACAGGAAAAATAAAGATTAATGTTACCAGAGGTCCTAGAGAAACAGAGAGCGTCTCTGATCTAGCAATAAGTAGTCTTTTATTAGGAAATAGTCCATTTGATGTAGTACTGGTAGATGTAACCTGGTTACCTAAATATGCGGCAGCTAATTGGTTATTACCATTAAACCAACTAATAGAAGAAAAGGATCTGGATTCACTAGCTAAAGGTGCTGAGATTGGGAATAGTTATAATGGAATTTTATATAGATGGCCCCTGGTGGCTGATATGGGGCTTCTTTATTATCGGAAAGATCTAATGCCTGAAGGCCCTCCAAAAACACCCACAGAGCTTGTACAAAAAAGCCAAAAATTACAGTCTGAAAATAAAGTAAGATGGGGATATGTATGGCAAGGCAAGCAATACGAGGGCCTTAGTTGTGTCTTCCTAGAAGTAATTAATGGTTTCGGTGGTAACTGGTATTCAGAGGAGTATGGTGTAAAACTTTCTAGCTCAGAAAGCATTCAAGCAGCACAATGGCTAAAAGACCTTATAAATAATGGAGTAAGTCCTAGGTCTGTTTTAAATTTCACAGAATCAGAAGCACTTCAAGCATTTAAATCAGGCGATGCCGCAATGATGCGAAATTGGCCATATGCATGGGCAGAACTTCAAAAAGCTGATAGTCCAGTAAAAGACAAGGTTGCTTTTACCACAATGGTTTCTACAGAGGGAAATCCTCCTAGCTCAACACTTGGGAGCTGGGGATTCTCAATCATGCAGTCGACAAAAAATCCAAAATCAGCTGTTCGTGCAATTAAATTTCTAACATCTGAATCTGTTCAAAAGGATTTGTTCCTCAATAATGGATACACCCCCACAAGAAAGAATCTATTTAATGACCAATCTATGGTCTCCAATTCTCCCATACTTAAAGATCTAGATACCGCGCTAAAAGTCACCAAGCCAAGGCCAGAGTCACCGTTATATGCTCAAATGAGTGATATTCTGCAAAGCCAGTTAAGTGCATTGCTTACTAACAAGTTAAGTGTACATGATTCGATGAATGCAGCTCAGAAAAGGACTTCCTATCTACTCAGATCAGCAGGTTATAGCAAATAA
- the htpG gene encoding molecular chaperone HtpG, with product MPVSEQGEIQIHTENIFPIIKKAVYSDHEIFLRELISNGLDAINKRRMASMAGDCSECESAKINITIDRETKQIVISDNGIGMSANEVKKYINQVAFSSAEEFLQKYKKDSDEIIGHFGLGFYSSFMVSKQVEIKTLSAIENANAVHWKCDGSPKFTLEECDKEEIGTDIILHLLEEEEEFIEPTRIRTLITKYCDFMPIEICLNGEVVNKQNPLWRQNPKNIEDKKYIELYNYLYPFQGDPLLWVHLNTDYPYNLQGILYFPRTTGRADWEKGEIRLFCNQVFVSDSIKEVVPRFLVPLRGVIDSPDIPLNVSRSALQTDRKVRSIGNFIAKKVADKLMSIKKEDPNRYAELWDSVSPYIKIGAMEDQKFADQTKDLVLFQTTALSENGEKDSLGLIKGNEKTFTTIGDYITRLADSEQKRIIYCTDPIAQATALNLWKSQGSEVLTADTVIDSQFIPWLEDQQKDLKFQRVDSEIDTKLKSDEPEISDKGGETSSEQLRTLLKDALANEKITIQVQALKGNDSPPAIILLPEQMRRINDIGALMEQRLPGLPENHVLLINRSHPLVNALLKLKAGSVIVGSTGSSPTERLSKDLARHIYDMAKLGVGGLEPNEVANFQERTATVMSQLLEKAL from the coding sequence ATGCCAGTATCCGAACAAGGTGAAATACAGATTCATACAGAAAATATTTTTCCTATTATTAAAAAGGCCGTTTACTCGGATCATGAAATATTTCTACGAGAACTTATAAGTAATGGCCTAGACGCTATTAATAAAAGAAGAATGGCCTCAATGGCAGGTGATTGTAGTGAATGTGAGTCAGCTAAAATTAATATAACTATCGATAGAGAGACTAAGCAAATTGTCATTTCCGATAATGGAATAGGCATGAGTGCGAATGAAGTAAAGAAGTATATAAATCAAGTCGCTTTCTCCAGTGCCGAAGAATTTTTACAGAAGTACAAGAAAGATAGCGATGAAATTATTGGTCATTTCGGATTAGGTTTTTATTCTAGTTTTATGGTCTCCAAACAGGTAGAGATAAAAACACTTTCAGCAATTGAAAATGCCAACGCTGTTCATTGGAAATGCGATGGTTCACCTAAATTTACATTAGAAGAATGTGATAAAGAAGAAATTGGTACAGATATAATCCTTCACCTTTTAGAAGAAGAAGAAGAATTTATAGAGCCAACAAGGATTCGGACTCTAATAACTAAATACTGTGACTTTATGCCTATTGAGATCTGCTTAAATGGTGAAGTAGTAAACAAGCAAAATCCGCTGTGGCGACAAAACCCAAAGAACATTGAAGATAAAAAATATATTGAGCTGTATAATTATTTATATCCTTTTCAAGGAGATCCTCTATTATGGGTTCATCTTAATACAGACTATCCATATAATTTACAAGGAATTCTTTATTTCCCCAGAACTACCGGAAGAGCGGATTGGGAAAAGGGTGAAATCAGACTATTCTGCAATCAAGTTTTTGTAAGTGACTCCATAAAAGAAGTTGTACCAAGGTTTCTAGTACCATTAAGAGGCGTTATAGATTCTCCAGATATACCATTAAATGTAAGTAGGAGCGCTCTACAGACCGATCGAAAAGTAAGATCCATTGGTAATTTTATAGCGAAGAAAGTTGCAGATAAACTGATGTCAATCAAGAAAGAAGACCCGAATAGATATGCCGAGCTTTGGGACTCAGTATCCCCTTATATAAAAATAGGGGCGATGGAAGACCAAAAATTTGCAGATCAAACTAAGGATCTAGTTCTTTTTCAAACTACAGCATTATCCGAGAATGGTGAAAAGGATTCTCTGGGATTGATTAAAGGTAATGAAAAGACATTTACAACTATTGGTGATTACATTACTAGGTTGGCTGATAGCGAACAAAAAAGAATTATTTACTGCACTGACCCAATAGCTCAAGCGACTGCACTCAATCTATGGAAATCTCAAGGTTCAGAGGTACTTACGGCCGATACAGTAATAGATTCTCAGTTTATACCATGGCTTGAGGATCAACAAAAAGACCTTAAATTTCAACGGGTGGACTCGGAAATAGATACGAAGTTGAAATCAGACGAGCCAGAAATTTCTGATAAAGGAGGAGAGACATCCTCAGAACAACTTAGAACATTGCTAAAGGATGCTTTAGCTAACGAAAAGATTACCATTCAGGTACAGGCTCTAAAAGGTAATGACTCACCGCCAGCAATTATTCTTCTACCAGAACAAATGAGGAGAATTAATGATATTGGCGCTCTGATGGAGCAACGTCTTCCTGGGCTGCCAGAGAATCACGTGCTCTTAATCAATCGATCACATCCCCTAGTTAACGCACTCCTCAAGCTAAAGGCAGGCTCAGTAATAGTTGGATCGACTGGATCTTCACCTACTGAACGACTCTCCAAAGATTTGGCTAGACATATTTACGACATGGCGAAGCTTGGCGTTGGAGGTCTTGAACCTAATGAGGTGGCAAACTTTCAGGAGCGCACGGCAACCGTTATGTCCCAACTACTTGAGAAAGCCTTATAG